The Xenorhabdus poinarii G6 nucleotide sequence TTAGTGGGCGGTTTATCACGCGTCATACAGGGCGCTATTTTGTGACTCCACCGAAACAAGGTGCGGATAGAAACCTCAAAGTGGTTGCTTGTTTGCTCGAATGTCAATGAATGTTTGTCTTTGTATGCCCGTACTCTTTTTCGGAAATCCAGACTGTAACCCATCTCAATTCTGCCTTGTTATTGGAAGTCACAGACATTATGACATAGTATTATGATTCTGCTATAGCAATACCGGACGAGCATCAAAGTCGAGAAACGTTTGTTGCTGACAAAGACGGATAATACCTGCGTGAGTGCAAGCAATGGCTTTTGGCTCCCCCGTACTGCCGGATAAGAAATTAACATAAGCGGTCTGATTAGCGCTTACCTCGGGTAAAACAGCAGGGATAGGGAAACCCTTATCCTGTGCAAAAAATAGTGTCATGCCATCAGGAATATTTTTAAGGTAATTATCTGAAGAATAAAACATTACATTGCAATTCAGTCGACTAAGCTGTTTTTCGAGCCAAGTTTTTGGTTGAGTTAAATCAACATAAACATAGTAATTTCCGGAAAGTACAATCGCTAACAAAGCGACAATCGTTTTGACATTATGAGGTCTCGCGATAGCAATACACTGACCTTTTGCTTGCAGAATCTCAGCAAGATGCATGCAGAGCTGACTAGCCTCAGTATATAGCTGCAAATAATTTAAGGATTCTGTTTCGTCAATAACGGCCAAAGAATTCCCATAAAGGCTGACAATATGAGATACTATATAACCTATTGATTTATATTTAAACTCATTCATCTTCTCTATAATCGACTTAATCTACTTCAAACTTTTCTAATTCGTGAGAAAAAATCTTAATAAAAACTAAAGAAACAATCCATGAAATAATTGCAATTCAATTAAACAAGATTTAAATAAATATTTATTATTTATTATTTATTATTCCTTGATTTTCTAATAGGTTATTTATTTATCTTTCCAATATTGTAAATACACTCTATTTCACAGAGGATTATTTATTTTAAATTTCCATACATAACAATATAACTCGTATAATCTGAAGCCGCTGACTTATATATCCTCCTGTGAAGTAAGATATTCTTCCGCTAAACTCCACCTAGCCAAACATGAGCACTTCATTATACAGGCCGAGATCTCACATTTTAATAGGGTTATTTAGATTAACTCAACAACCACCTACTAAAGTAGGTGGGTTAGTGATTAACGGACTGAAAGTCCGGATACGCATCGGCTAAACGGTACGTCAATTGTCCATCCTGAAGTTATCATCCGGATTGAGTTCAAAATGATGCGCCAGATAAGCCTTTACCATCTCCTCCGTTAACTGACACGCCGTGGCACAAAAATAGCCTCTGCCCCAAAAATGTTATCCCCAGTAGCGTTTTTTCAGATGCGAAAACTCTTCATTGTGCCTATATTTTGTTACCCACACAAAATGATACTCAATCTAAAATACCGTGTGGCTGCCATATCTGTAATCCATATTGCACCTCTCGTGCAACACAGTATCGCAGCTAAAGCTGACCGACTAAAGTCAGTGGTTTTAACCTTTCATATGGGAAATAAAAAGTAGGCGTGACTTTTTATCAGCAAGATAAATGACCAACGTTCTAACATCAATAAAAAACATGAGCTAATGGGTGTGATTTTCTTAGCCTTTTCTGCTGTGTTATCTGGGGCTTCTGGCTGGAAATCGATTCAAGAATTTGGTAAGTTACAAATCGAATGGCTTAAACAACACACCTCCTTTACTCATGGTATTCCTCACCGTCATACGATTGCACGTATTCTCAAAGCCATTGTGGCTGAATCCTTACTGGAAGCCTTACTCAATTGGGTCAATGAACGTCGCTCACAAGAAGGCAAACCTATCATCGCCATGGATGGAAAAA carries:
- a CDS encoding IS630 transposase-related protein, with product MGYSLDFRKRVRAYKDKHSLTFEQTSNHFEVSIRTLFRWSHKIAPCMTRDKPPTKISDEALIADVRNDPDDYQWERAKRLGVSQSAIHYALKRLNITVKKKAKTPQS
- a CDS encoding AMP-binding protein — protein: MNEFKYKSIGYIVSHIVSLYGNSLAVIDETESLNYLQLYTEASQLCMHLAEILQAKGQCIAIARPHNVKTIVALLAIVLSGNYYVYVDLTQPKTWLEKQLSRLNCNVMFYSSDNYLKNIPDGMTLFFAQDKGFPIPAVLPEVSANQTAYVNFLSGSTGEPKAIACTHAGIIRLCQQQTFLDFDARPVLL